In Nakaseomyces glabratus chromosome A, complete sequence, the DNA window CACATACTTCTCGGGGAACTGCGACGGAAACCCCCTTGGCACCCACGCGGTAGCTGAAATCATCGTCTATACTGGCCTCTCCTGCTCCAACGCACACACACTACTCActtatgcgatgagcttccTTTTCATacttgcgatgagctcgCAGctgaagctcatcgctttgaaaaatttttagTTTCCCGCACAGAAACTCACACAGAACGAGTTTAGTTTGGGATAAGATAGTGCCCCGGTGCTAGTTCTGACAAGTACTTCTGTCAGTTAGTCCTGTCAAGTAGCCCTGTCAAGTAGCCCTGTCAAGTAGCCCTGTCAAGTAGTTCTGAGAGTTGCTTGCTGAAGTTGCCGTCTATCCCTGGAAGTGCTGGCCTTTGAGAGATGAGTGAGAAGAAGATCGAGGAGCTTTTGAAGCTTCTGAGCATGAACAATGGGGACATGTCGAAGTTGACAGCGAACCAGCGGAAGGAGATGAAGGAGTACAAGTTCTGGAAGACGCAGCCTGTGACGAAGTTTGACGAGGAAGTGAAGGAGGAAGGGCCCATCCACGAGGAGAAGACGCCTGCGGATATACCTGACGAGCCGCTGCCCCTGTTGCCAGACTTCGAGTGGTGTGCCATTGATGTCGACGACGAGAAGCAGTTGGAGGACGTGTTTGTGCTGCTGAATGAGAACTACGTGGAGGACCGCGATGCGTCGTTCAGGTTCAATTACACCCGCGAGTTCTTCAACTGGGCGCTCAAGAGCCCCGGCTGGACCCCCGACTGGCACATCGGTGTGCGTGTGAAGGCCTCCAAGAAGCTGATTGCGTTCATCTCCGCCATCCCAGTGAGGCTCAGAGTGAGAGCCAAGGTTATCGACAGCGTCGAGATCAACTTCCTATGTGTGCACAAGCAACTGAGATCAAAGAGGTTGACTCCCGTGCTGATCAAAGAGATCACCAGACGTGTCAACAAGCGCAACATATGGCACGCACTGTACACAGCCGGTGTGGTGTTGCCTGCTCCGGTGAGCACCTGCAGGTACGCACACAGACCGTTGAACTGGGACAAGCTATATGAGGTCCAGTTCACTGACCTGCCTCCGAACGCCACGAAGGCGGAGATGGTGGCCAAGTACACGCTTCCAAAGGCAACGAAGACCGCCGGTCTGAGAGAGTTGAGACTCGAGGATGTAGACCAGGCCCTGGCACTGTTCAACAGGTACCAGTCCCGGTTTGATATCGTCCAGGAGTTCACCAAGGAAGAGTTCATACATTGGTTTATTAACGACAAGAACGTTGTGGAACAGGACAAGAGGGTTGTATTCTCCTATGTTGTTGAGAGCGAGGGCAAGGTAACAgacttcttctctttctacTCACTGCCATTCACAATCTTGAACAACTCCCGCTACAAGGACCTGGGTATCGGTTACTTATACTACTACGCCTCGGATGCCGACTTCAAGTTCGAGGACAGGTTCGACAAAGAAGGTACATCACTCCTAAAGCAAAGACTCTCCACGTTGGTGCAGGACGCATGTATCATCGCGGCACAGAACAAGATGGACGTCTTCAACGCTTTGTCCTCCCAGGATAACACACTGTTCCTGGAAGACCTGAAGTTTGGTCCAGGTGACGGGTTCTTGAACTTCTACCTGTTCAACTACAGAACATTCCCAATCACCGGTGGCCTGACTGAGGACCAGCACTTCGACACCGAGCACCGCAGTAACGTCGGCGTTGTCATGCTGTAAAAGCCACCATTGCCCTGTGTATAGAACATATGTACCCAGTATTTATGTAAGAGAATATCCCATTCACATCTCGCTATGCATCGCTATGGCTTATGACAAAGAGATGGCTGGGCTTTTCCCCACAGAAAATCCCGCagcaagaaagaaaacGCATCAAAGTGATAAGAGACTCGCCATGGCTTTGAAGACAATGGTGGAGTGGTATAATGGGGACTGGAAATCTGGAATGTAGAACTAGTATCGAGCATAAGATCTATTATGTCATTCTCATTTGTAATGATCTATCGGTAGTGGGGTCCTTTGAATGGACCCTGGGTGCTCAGCCATTTTAAAACGCCATTTCTTTGTGAGCCATGGCTTCTGATGTGATACCTATTTTTGGTAGAACCTGTATGGTGCAAGGCTTGTAGATCTTGGCGTGGCTTGCAGATCTCTAGCATGGCTAGTTTTCAACTGAATTTGATGTTCTGATCTGAGGTATATAAAGTGGTGGCATAGCACTGATAGATTGCCATTACTCTCTCATAAAACCTAAGTCAACAAGTAAAGAAAATACTACAATtccaaatacaaaaatgaaaCTCACACAAGTCGCTCTAATCTGCTCAATTGCATCTGTTAACGCTTCCACTGGTGGTCTTGATGACAACTTTGGTGGTAAGGCCGACAGTTCCAAGGAGAGCCCATCTGGCTCTCAGGCCGCTGACTCTGATTCGCCAAGCTCGCAAGTTGAAGCACAAGTGCCAAGTGCCAACGCTGCAGCTCAGCTTCCAAGCTCCAAGGCTGTCTCCCAAGTGCCTACTCAAAGTGTTGTGCAAAACTCCAACGTTGTCTCCAGTGCCAAGGGCAAAGACGGTTTTGCCGTTGAACCAAGCACCACCATTACTACCACAGATGCCAACGGTAACCCAACCACAAAATATCTGTGGTGGATCCCAGAAGCTACTCCATCTGTTTCCGCTAAGTCTGCCCCTACTTCAGTAGAAGACTCTGAATCCAGCTCGTCCAGTGCCGTTGTCTCTAGCACTGTCTCTCCTAGCGCTGTTTCCAGTGCCAGTGTCGTTAGCTCATCTCACAAATCCATTGTCTCTGACTCTGCCTTGCTGCAAAACTCTGATTTCTCCAGTGTTGTTTCCAGCTCTGTTTCCAGTTCTGCTTCCAGTTCTGCTTCCAGTTCTGCTTCGAAGGGCAAGAAGGGCAAGGACTCCGACGCCAGCTCCTCTGTGTCCTCCCACTCGAGAAGACCAGATGAGCCCATCACTGTACTAACATACTTGGACTCCGAGGGCCACACTGTGACCTCGAAGGTGTGGTGGACCCCTACAGGAGTCACATCGAGCAACACCGCCTCGGTGTCGGTATCCTCATCGATAGAGAGCAAAGAGAACAAGGCAGTGAGCTCAGTGCATGGCAAGAAGGACAAGAAGAGCAAGCACCAGAAGTCCCACTCCAGCACTACAGTGGAGACCACTACTGCCTCGTCATCAAAGGAACACACATCCAAGCACAAGGGCAAGGGCAAGTCCAAGTCCACCGTGGAGACCGTGCACACCAGCGTCTCCCACAGTGCCTCCCACAGTACCTCACAGAGTGTCAGCGAAGTAGCCAAGAGAGCAGTCCATTTCGAAAACGCAGGCGTAGTCGACAAGTACCCTCTCGTGCTAGCAGCAGGTTCCCTAGCCATCGCACTACTATTATAGTTTCCAAACCCGTTTTATAGAATTTCTGTACACTAGATAGCTCACATAGGCGCcataaaataaaagtttCAAGCATTAGAATAAAACCAGAAGCTGCACTCAACAGCATTGCAAAGATACTCAAGCGTTAATGCACCATGACTACCAGATATTAGCCTCAATGTGATTCATGAAGTGTATACCACTACATCACATGACCATACCCCACACGAcatccccccccccctgTGAGGTGAAGACTCGCTGGTTATAAAGCCAAAGGCTATTGGTTAGTGAGTCCTTGCTTCGATGGGCGATGGGCAGTGCGCCAAGGGAGCAAAGATAGTTATATTGGATGGTTTTGGTTCATAGGAGTGTGCATGTGTTTGAGAATGACTTTGCGTCTGTGTCCTGTGCGTTCTTCAACCGGTACCCGAACCCATACTCGCGGACAGTGAAGTCGATAGACACGTTGAACCAGCAGGTGCTGGACGGCAAGCTGCACACGACGCGGTTGCTGCGGAAGACCGGGAACATGCCTGTGTGGGCTCGTCCTTTCCTCGGGAGGATATCTGAGTCCTGGGTGATAGAGGTGTCTGTGGTGGACCCGCAGCGCGGGAGGATGGAGACGTTCACCAAGAACCTGGACCACACCAGGATCATGCAGGTGGAGGAGTACAGCACATACGACTACAACTTCGAGACGCGGAAGACCAGCGTGGTGAGCCGAGTGAAGTTTTCCAGTGGGTTCACCACGGGGCTGCGTGAGCGTCTGGAGAACTGGTCGAGGTCCATATTCGACGAGAACGTCAAGTACAGCAGGCAAGGTATGCTGTttgtgatgaagaagatcgAAGAGAAGAGGAACAAGAGGTCCTTGCTGCAGCAAATCCAGAACATCGAGCCTTGAACCCAAGGATATTTATGTGTGGGAAATCAATTTTCCGATTAACgacttttattttctttgccATACAAGAGAGTTTGCGTCGCTACTCAGCGATGCAAAGGCAATATCTCTCTTGGAGTGACTATAAAAACTgctctttattattttgttatcTTCCAGGGAATTATTTATTCGATCGTGATCGCCCggttttttttactttccCTTCTCTACAGCTTTTATCtttcttgttgttttttttgtacATAGATGACACCTCCACTACACTATATAAACTTATTTATTCGTATTGACCCTATAGATAGCCAAAGACTATTACGTTTCTAGCCTGACAGCCAAGCACAACGGACTATACTTGCTCACCTCCTCATGGCAGACACGCTATTATGGTCTCATGCCACGATACACCTGGAATTCTCacttctttgaaaaaaaatgaagaaaatagtCGATGAGCTGACATATTAGATGGATAAGCTATTGtaaatttatttcatttggTCTTAGAATCAGCATCAGACGCTAGAAACTATATACAGATTGCGAAGATGTCTTGGGATGATGCTGGAAACGACGATGCTGTCCTGATGGACTCCTGGGATGCCGAGGTTGATTTTGCCGGCGATGAGCCTATTCTGGACTCATGGGATGAGGAGCCAAAGGCCAAGAAGGAGGCTGCCAAGCCTAAGCCTAAGCCAAAGGCTGGTGGTAAGAAGAATGCCAAGGGTgaggagaagaaagagCAAGTGCTGGCCATTGATGAGCTAGATCCTCAGACGCGGAAGGagctgatgaagaaggcCGAGCTAGAGTCCGACTTGAACAACGCTGCTGATCTTCTTGGAGACTTGGAGATGGCCGAGGAGCACCCAAGAGCTCGTGCTATGCAGAAGGAGCAAGAATTGGCAGCACAAGCCGCACTTTTGAGACCTGCGATGACTAAAGACACACCAATTGAAGACCACCCATTATTCAAGGCAGAGACCAAGAAGGAATACCAGGACCTAAGAAAGGCATTGGCTACTGCCATTGTCACTATGCATGAAAAATCTTCTCTAAACTACTCATCCTCCTTGGCCATTGATTTGATCAGAGACGTATCGAAGCCAATGTCCATCGAAAATATTAGACAGACTGTCGCCACCCTAAATATCCTAATCAAGGACAAGGAGAAGGCTGAAAGACAGGCTCGTTTGGCTCGTGTCAAGGGTGGTACCGCTACTGGTGGTGCtggtaagaagaaggcTAAGGCCAAGACCAATTTGGGTGGTGCTTTCAAGAAAGATCAAGATTTCGACGTGGATGACATCAACTATGATGACTTCGGTGCTGACGATTTTATGTAAAGTTGATATTAAATAAGGTAGTAATAACTACATTAGTGTAGTGGTATAgaattttttattcaaacTTATGAgtttaatttttgaatgaTAAATGAAACATAGATAAATCATGCAAGATGGTAAATATCACAGAATTACGATAGTAGTTTAATGTTAGTGCTGCTTAAAGACTAAAAACTAtgcaaatattatttacaataATAGGGGACAATCTATCTGGCGATTTTCAATACGCTGTTATTTGATCACGCTATGCAGGAGGGGTTTTactttcttgttttttGACTCTTTTGATTATCTCAAGATAATTATATGGCGCGTATCCATTCTGTCCAGCTCTGTTTCGTACTTTCCACCAGTCTGAACTGCGGCCTAGAGGATCTGCTTTGCTTATAATAGCCACTAAATCTCCCTTCTTTAAtgtaatttcaatttgaGGATTTTCAGGCGTGAAATCATATAACGCCCTGGCAAATTCAAGTTTAGAAGGATCTATAGTACCATCTCCATCTTTTCCCATTGCAATGCTATTTCTCTGTTGAACTTCCTGTAGTTTCTGGATAAACTTATTGAGCAAATACGGGAAACCAAAAACTGCagataaaaagaatagcAAAGGCTTCAATGTTATCTTCCTCGCAGGTGCTTTATCATTGTTAAGTCCAAAACGGCTAAATTCCTCTAATAGGCGTGAATTACCAGAATTACCACCTCCTTGTATACGTTTTGGTGCGCTGCCTAGCCTCCCATTTGTGACAAAATACAGTAAccttttcaaaaacttcattATGGCAAATATGCCGAATGCTGATCCTAATACTTCCTTTAAATAGTTAAATTGTTCTGCAACAGAAATCATAGTAAAGAAAGAGTTATGAGTTGCCATGTAAGTGGATTCCAACATCTGTGCAAACCCGGTAACTGCTCCAATAAGGCTCTCTATAAGTTGGAACGTTGCTCTAGTAGATTCTCCAATCTGTTCTAAACCATTTCCTCCCATGTCACCATACGCTCCTCCGTAGTTATAACCATTATTGTAAAATGATCCGTAGTTCCCGTAACCACCTCCATACATGCCTCCATATCTATTCATAGCACCGCTATACATGGATCCAAACATTCCGCCATTGTTGCCATACATTCCACCACCGTAAATACCGCTGTCATAACCATATCCTCCACTGTTGTACATACCAGTTCCAACACCACCATTCATAGTGTTAGTCAATCCCGGTGGTCGGGGCACCACTTCCGGTGGTTCTGAACCCTCCCTAGTACCCTGCTCATGAGATTCCTGTGTTGTAGTGTCTCTGGTAGACATTAGGGAGTTATTAGCCTCATTCTCTATATCGAACGCCCGGTCTACCGCTGCGGTTGTGCCTCCATTAGTCTCCCAAGGCTTCGGCCTCGTCTCTGTATAGGTCATCACGCTAGTAATACCTGAGTTGTTTAGCAAAATGGGTGTTGAGCTACTGTTGAGAACGTGTCTTACCTTTATAGTGTTCCAAGGAATCTTGCTTTTaagataatattttgatcaAATGATGTCTATTGCTGAGATGATCCCTTTGCTAGTCATGATTTGGGCATCTTCTGCTCTTCTCCGGAGTTTATTTTGACGTTCCGGGATAACATAGCAAGACCGTTAACTATGCActaaataataaataattagtATAAAAACATCAAGAATTATAGTGTCATTGGGAAGTATCACATTGCGTAGCTTTACCTcctttaatattattaacattattttttgataatcGTACATCTCACAGCTCTAAAAATCTTATCGGCATAAagatttattattaataaatttataaagTATTGTACAATAGCTCAAACATTGAATTATCTGAGATAGTATAAAAAAGAGGATTgcaaagaaataaaaattaatgtAGTTTATCATATCCGCCTTGTCTGGCAATGTAGTGTATCCTGGTAgtaaaaagaagaaaaaataaaataagaAGTAATGAAACAAACATAAAAGCAACTTTAGTTGTTgaacaatgaaaaaaatagaatgaAGAGAACGGAAGTCTGCAGATCTAAATGGAAGAGGAAATGAGTTATACGTCGAGTGCAGTTTCCATATGCATTAAAACTTTAAAGGTTATCATAAAAAGCTGAATTGTACTATCTCAGCTATTAATTATAACTCTGGAGATGGAGTCTTTGGAATTTTTTCCATGTCATCTAATTGAACTTGAAAGTTTAATTGAAAACCTTTCTTAGAGCTTGTGGCACTTGCAACTGACGATGCAGCATTCTGTCTCTTCTTAACAATAATCTTTTCCTCGGTTGGATCTTCCAAATCAATTTGCTCAATTTCATCCTCTGCAATAACAGATGTACTTGAGGGAGAGTCTGAAAAAGAGGATGgcgaagatgatgaagagtCCTGTTGTTCATCTAGTTTTCTCAGCTCTGTACTTGAAATACGTAGAATCCGCCCTCTGTTGTCGGttaattgaatattatcaCATGATTTTCTGTGGCCATGAGAATGACGATGGCCATGTTTTGAATTAGATTTCTTTGGTGGCGGAGAGTTGCTTATAACTTTTAACTGTTTCAACACTTTCTGGTAACTGTCAAACCTCTTTTCAAGTTGCTTGACTTTCTTCTCCATGTCCCTTTGCTGCGTCGGTTTTGCAATTGGGGCATTTTCGTTGTTACCAATGAAATCCATGAGAAGTCTATCCTCCACTATTCTATTGGTTGTGATGGAGTGGATCAATTTCTCATTTTGCAATTTAAGCTCACTGATCTCAAGTTCAAGCTGTTTAATCTTCAAGTCAAGTTTTTGGGCCTCATATGACGTCGAACTCTGGCTTGACTGACTCTCTAGATTAACTTGGTTCCTAAGATCGTCCTGAATCACAGACATCATCCTATTAGAAGATAAATGCCCATGGCGGTGACTGTTTGCGTGTTTGGCTATATTATTTTGGCTCTCGTACCATTCCATATCGTAGTCTGTGGAAGTTGCGGAGATGAAACTATATCTGTTGGTGTTGATATTCTTATGATCAATTTGTACAAATCCGTTTCTGTCAGTTGGCAACGCTTCGACATCCAAACCGTCTCTCAATTGTTGGGAGTCGACGTCCTTAGCAGAGGTTGCTGTTTCAGTAGAGAAAATCCTAGAAGAACCCACTTCTTTTGAGTGAGAAGCTGGAACCTGCTTCCTCAGGTGTTGTTCTTCATACAGAGTCTTTTCACTGTTGGCATCCGACACCTTCCTTGCATCTTTGTCATCCGACACAGCTAAAGTTTCATCCTTTGTTGTAGTGGCTCTGTCGCGTCTTGTGCTAGTAGAGTCACGGTTCTTGTTCCTCTTAGGAACTATGACTTCTTGCCGTAGCTGATCCAGAGACTCCTTGATCATTGACACTTGCTCAAAGCCCGACATACTGGTGGTCTGGCTGTTGTTTTCATTAGAAGCAGAGCCCTGCTGCTGAGAGCCCGCCTTACCATTGCCAGTCTTCATCAGAAGCGCGGATAGCAAAGGCAGAGTTGATGTTGAAGTAGAGCTTTTCTGCAAGAACTCGGGCTTCAGCATCTTTGGAGCACCCATGCTGAAGTTAGGACCCGGGTTGGCACCGCCTGTGTTCTGGAACTGCAGCCGCAGCGGCGAGAGGGACCTCAGCGTGTCCGAGTCCCTCCTGGACCGCTGCTGGGACCTCCCGGTCCTCGAGAGCTCGCTCAGCTTGGACAGTGATGTCGGGTACAACAGCGAGTTCATCGGTGCGTGCTGGTCTAGCTTCAGCTTCGTCGGCGAGAGCAGCGTCTTGTCGTCAAACCCAAACGCTATGGGAGACATGCTGGGCGACAGCTCGTTGAAATGTGGCGAGTTCATATCCGACGTCCACTTATGTTTGAGTGTTTTTAGCCTGTGTCCTTTGTCGTTGTCGTTGTCGTTGTCGTTGTCGTTGTCGTCGTTGTCTTGGCTCTCTTAGCAATCGAGGAACTATTCCATGGATTCGCTTGTTCTCTTTTTTGTGGTCAAGCGTAATATATAGAAAACCTGAACTCTGTTCCCAACCGATCCCCCACACACAGGCAGCTCCCAAATCCAATTGGACCACTTGAATGGACCACTTGAATGGACCACTTGAATGGATCCCCAGGGAGAGACTGGCTATTGTTGATtcgatgcgatgagctttcATTGTTTACAAGTTTcccattattttttgggCCAATCCGTGCGGCGATCTCTGTGGCTACACGCAACTCCTTGCCTTTTGTTTACTATTTAACCCGATTGGGACGTTCCCACTTCGTCCATGTCATCACCGACAACAGAAATCACATGATCACTATATCATCTGAAGGGCAGTTAGTGGTCTCAGTTGTATCGATTAATTCTTAGtcatatatatgtatgTGAGTAAGCTATACACTCCTGTATGGTACATTTATATTATGGTAGGTGGGTGGTAGGTGGTAGGTGGTAGGGGGGGTCGTGGCATTCTCGTTTGTGCATTGTTTTCAGAACACTTGGCCGGTCATCTTGGCGACGAAGTGCATGGACATCACGGTGAAGATGAAACCGGCGGCCAGGAACAGCACTACGAGCGGGTCCACACGCAGTCCGTCGGCCTCGTCGGTGAAAATCTTCAGGATGCTGCTGCTGGAGCCCCCGAACCCAGCAGCACGCGCAGAGGTAGGCGTCTGCGTCTGCTGCTTCTCCTTCACGGCCTGCGCCTGTCTCCTTCTCTGCAACGTACGGTGACCTCCCGGTGGTGGTGGAGTAGAcattttttgtaattggtGTTCAATAGCTATTGCTTCTGCTTCTTATAACCAGCAACACCGCTAGCAAGAGAGGAAGAGAGAGTCCCTCTTTTCATCCAGTTTCCCAACTTGAGAATCCAAAAAGTCCAAAAGTCTAAAGATCCCCCACCAAGAAAATACTCTTCTGCGGGTTGAAAAGAGCACTTAATTACGTGAGAGACGATACCACGAAGAAAAAACGTGATTCATATATCAATATACGTATACATCACATGATACACGTACCGAATGAGATATAGATCACTGTATACAAGTCACATGATGTCCACGTATAGTGAGATATAAAACACGTGATGGATACGTATAAGTAGATAAGGTTGTCTTTTGCTTCTTTCCGCCTCTCCACACACCAAAAGCCCTTAGAAGTGGCCGTAGGATCCACCTATTTCAAAAACCCAAACACTTTCCCAGCCCACACATAGACATATCTACATGtacatgtatatatatctaCATGTATATATCTACATATACATCTACATCTACATGTATACATATACATTGAGCCCATTGCTGCTTACCCCACACATCACGTGAGTTCTGtggaaatgaaaaaaatttctgaaaaattccGCTTGCGGGATCCTCATCgctgaaaaatttgtcTTTCAACACATATAAAGAGCATCCTGCTGGTAGGGCATCTCTTCTCGCTTCCAGGACACCAACGCAATACCACAGCCAGGACACATGGACACCGACAGTAATCCTGAGGCGGGGGTCAATAACGGGGCCGCTAACGGTGCCGCCAACGCTGCAAGTCTCACAAACGACACAGCCACACctccaacaacaacaacaacaacagcaacaacaaataaTGATTACGAGGCCAACGATGAGGACGTTATACCTAACGCGATAGTTATCAAGAACATCCCGTTTGCGATCAAGAAGGAGCAGCTGCTGGACATCATCCAGGAGATGGGGCTGCCCTTGCCGTACGCGTTCAACTACCACTTCGATAACGGTATCTTCAGAGGGCTGGCGTTTGCGAACTTCTCCACTCCAGAGGACACAAGCAGGGTGATCTCCGACTTGAATGGCAAGGAGATCAACGGGCGGAAGCTGAAGGTGGAGTACAAAAAGATGCTGCCACAGGCGGAAAGAGAGCGCATCGAAAGagagaaaagagaaaagagagGCCAGCTGGAAGAACAACACAGATCCATGTCAAACTTGTCTCTGTCATCTATGAACAGAAACAGCAACAATACAAACAACAGCAATGTAACCCCAGCGGCAAATACCACCAACTTGCTGTCTCAGCAGCTCTTCTCTCCAAACTTGGGATCTTTATCCACTATGCAAAACAGCAACATTGTACAACCAATGGCCAACCAGAGCACTTCGGGATCGATGTACAGCGCCCGTAACAGCGCATACCAGAACGATCCTAACACAAGCGCGAACATGGTCCAGCAACAGTCTGCCGTGACTGAAAGATACTATGCCCCATTACCAGCAGCTTACTCGTTGCCATTGCCTCCACAGCAGTTGGACCTAAACGATCCTGATACTTTGGAAATTTACTCCCAACTATTATTGTTCAAGGATAGAGAGAAGACGTACTACGAGCTGGCTTACCCTGTCGGCGTTTCTGCCAACCACAAACGTATTATAAATGTGCTATGCTCTTACTTAAACCTAGTTGAGGTGTACGATCCTAGGTTCATCATTATAAGAAGGAAAGTCTTGAACCAAAATGACTTGCAATCTCACATCTTACAAAATCAACAGTCTCCTCAAGTTGGGACGACCGAGAATAATGCAATGATGCACCCATTGCAAGCTAGCTCTACTGGAGGATCGATGAACAGATCTCACTCTTACACAAATCTTCTACAAACGCATGCCGCTGCCGCTGCCGTTGGAACAACAACTGCCAGCTATGGATTGGGCGTTACAGCCGCCTCCTCCACTGGTACTCCCAAGATTACACAGCTAGCTCAACAAATGGTTGCCAATCAACAAAGCCAACAGCAGAATGCAAGCGCACAAGGTCATGTAGCTTCTACCTCTTCACCAGTTATTAGTGTTCAATCCAATCCTCTATTCAGTGgagaacaacaacaatcaCTTCTAAGACAAACAAGTGGCTTAACAGCATCTTCCAGAATTCCTTCCGGGTACTCTTCCAATCAAATGTACAATAATGTGAACCCATTGCTAAGAAATAACGGTATTTCCCCACCAGCTGGCCAAACAGCTTTAAATATGACCTCAATCCATAACAACCAGAGAATCCCACAAGGTTTCCCAGCATCTGCATCTCAgttacaacaacagcaacaacagcaacaacaaacaTACGGTCAAAACTCAAATCCTTTAATACCGCAGCACACTAATGAATCGGCTCACTCTAACTATTCTTTGCAGTCCCTACATGATGACTTAATGAATCAGCAGTCCAATACCTCTGTTTTAGGCAACAGTATCTCTGCTACAAATACTGCTAACGCCTCCGATATGATCTACAGAACATTGAGCCAATCTAGATATGAGGACGGTCTTGAACAAGGCCTTAACAGATCCTTGAGCGCATTGGACCTGACTGGTAAGGACCAGGAAAATTCTTCAAACGATAAGAATGCAGGCTGGCCTTAAttatgaaaagaaatataccAGTAACGAAAACGAACTCATGCTAATGAAATGACTTACGTACAGAATCCTGATGATTTTCacgattttttttttttacatctaattctcttttttctaaaattaatgaacAGGCTTTTAACAACCCACTACTTTATAGATAATATTTGGTAAATTCACGTCGTGGTTGTCCCCATACAAGAAAATTGTCACCttctatcttttcttcatctcaATTGCATGCTTAAACACGCGTTCAGAATATTGTCCAAACTCAAATCTCAATGTGATATATGCCTCACTTGCAAAATTTATTCCTTACCATTTAAACCAATCAATTTTTGCAACACCTTGACTTTTTTACGTCACGCACAGGGGGGACAATCTCAACAATCTCATAACATAGCTATGAAAAATGAGTTAGCTACCTACTCCCTATTGCAACAACTATTTTGCCTACCAACTCGACgttaatgatattattctGCGGAATCATAAGCATTCTATACATGGTTTCAACTTTTTCAGCGAAACATTGGCTTCTTGATTCTCGCAATACCCTCCATTTCAAAATgtattttaaaaaaaacaactaaTATGTACTTTCTTATGTATTATTCTAACTAAATTCATATCACACTACTCATAGTTGGTACAGCATGCAAGAGGCATGATACGATTAAGTCAGAGCTTATTGTTGCAGTTCAGTCACATCACTGAATACGCTGCATTTCTTCATTGAGCCTGAATTGATCACAAGGTAAACAAGTGGATTACACCTTAACTATGATGT includes these proteins:
- the PEX13 gene encoding peroxin PEX13 (CAGL0A04147g~Ortholog(s) have peroxisome matrix targeting signal-1 binding, peroxisome matrix targeting signal-2 binding, protein binding, bridging activity and role in fatty acid metabolic process, protein import into peroxisome matrix, docking), with the translated sequence MTYTETRPKPWETNGGTTAAVDRAFDIENEANNSLMSTRDTTTQESHEQGTREGSEPPEVVPRPPGLTNTMNGGVGTGMYNSGGYGYDSGIYGGGMYGNNGGMFGSMYSGAMNRYGGMYGGGYGNYGSFYNNGYNYGGAYGDMGGNGLEQIGESTRATFQLIESLIGAVTGFAQMLESTYMATHNSFFTMISVAEQFNYLKEVLGSAFGIFAIMKFLKRLLYFVTNGRLGSAPKRIQGGGNSGNSRLLEEFSRFGLNNDKAPARKITLKPLLFFLSAVFGFPYLLNKFIQKLQEVQQRNSIAMGKDGDGTIDPSKLEFARALYDFTPENPQIEITLKKGDLVAIISKADPLGRSSDWWKVRNRAGQNGYAPYNYLEIIKRVKKQESKTPPA
- the MMR1 gene encoding Mmr1p (CAGL0A04169g~Ortholog(s) have role in mitochondrion inheritance and cellular bud neck, incipient cellular bud site, mitochondrial outer membrane localization), which produces MNSPHFNELSPSMSPIAFGFDDKTLLSPTKLKLDQHAPMNSLLYPTSLSKLSELSRTGRSQQRSRRDSDTLRSLSPLRLQFQNTGGANPGPNFSMGAPKMLKPEFLQKSSTSTSTLPLLSALLMKTGNGKAGSQQQGSASNENNSQTTSMSGFEQVSMIKESLDQLRQEVIVPKRNKNRDSTSTRRDRATTTKDETLAVSDDKDARKVSDANSEKTLYEEQHLRKQVPASHSKEVGSSRIFSTETATSAKDVDSQQLRDGLDVEALPTDRNGFVQIDHKNINTNRYSFISATSTDYDMEWYESQNNIAKHANSHRHGHLSSNRMMSVIQDDLRNQVNLESQSSQSSTSYEAQKLDLKIKQLELEISELKLQNEKLIHSITTNRIVEDRLLMDFIGNNENAPIAKPTQQRDMEKKVKQLEKRFDSYQKVLKQLKVISNSPPPKKSNSKHGHRHSHGHRKSCDNIQLTDNRGRILRISSTELRKLDEQQDSSSSSPSSFSDSPSSTSVIAEDEIEQIDLEDPTEEKIIVKKRQNAASSVASATSSKKGFQLNFQVQLDDMEKIPKTPSPEL
- the SBH2 gene encoding Arf family guanine nucleotide exchange factor SBH2 (CAGL0A04191g~Ortholog(s) have ARF guanyl-nucleotide exchange factor activity, role in SRP-dependent cotranslational protein targeting to membrane and Ssh1 translocon complex localization); this translates as MSTPPPPGGHRTLQRRRQAQAVKEKQQTQTPTSARAAGFGGSSSSILKIFTDEADGLRVDPLVVLFLAAGFIFTVMSMHFVAKMTGQVF